The proteins below come from a single Panicum hallii strain FIL2 chromosome 7, PHallii_v3.1, whole genome shotgun sequence genomic window:
- the LOC112899341 gene encoding probable LRR receptor-like serine/threonine-protein kinase At1g63430, with protein sequence MSGRWAAAAAPPSLLQVLLALHCGVVFLQCSAASAMSGDVSALMAFKRAIIEDPHSVLSDWTDADGNACDWHGVICSAPQGSVISLKLSNSSLKGFIAPELGRLNFLQELYLDQNLFFGTIPRQIGSLRNLRVLDLSVNRLTGPVPSELGELSSVSVINFHSNGLTGKIPSELGKLQNLVELRLDRNRLKGSIPGSNTGSFSPTSNIGSTAYNGLCPSHRLYVGDFSYNFLVGKIPPCLKYLPRSSFQGNCFQDEYSTQQRALQICISGSTGQRGGINGSKHPVHKHERMQQPTWLLVLEIATGILLVVFVITGIVTASRSCKLKPSIRISSWNRSKSWSDEITVLIDSDMLKSLPKLSRQELEVACEDFSNIIGSSPETVVYKGTMKDGPEVSVISLCAFEGHWTSHHELFYQNKVIDVARLNHENIAKFLGYCRESDPFSRMLVFEYASNGTLFEHLHYGEGAQLSWLRRMKIAIGIAQGLRYLHTELQPPFAISELNSNSVYVTEDFTPKLVDFECWKMMFSKHEKAPSHFNSKGSFPGHGDSAEDKHADIQGNTYAFGVILLEIISGRLPYCKDKGYLVDWATKFLQQPEEIGKLVDPELSNVRTEDLAVLCSVVSRCIDPDPSKRPSMQIITGVLENGIDLSAAAILKESSLAWAELALAL encoded by the exons ATGAGCGGGCGctgggctgcggcggcggcaccgCCGAGCCTCCTGCAGGTCCTCCTCGCCTTGCATTGCGGGGTCGTGTTCCTGCaatgctccgccgcctccgccatgAGCGGCGACG TGTCGGCGCTCATGGCATTCAAACGCGCAATCATCGAGGATCCTCACTCCGTGCTATCAGACTGGACTGATGCGGACGGCAACGCCTGCGACTGGCACGGCGTGATCTGCTCCGCGCCGCAGGGCTCCGTCATCTCACT gaagctatcaaactcatCTCTCAAGGGATTCATTGCACCTGAACTTGGACGTCTTAATTTCTTGCAAGAGCT TTATTTGGATCAAAACCTGTTCTTTGGTACAATTCCGAGACAAATTGGCTCGCTGAGGAACTTGAGAGTTCTGGATTTGAGTGTTAATCGGCTCACTGGCCCTGTCCCATCTGAGTTAGGCGAGTTGAGCAGCGTGAGCGTAAT AAATTTCCATTCAAATGGGTTGACTGGGAAAATACCATCGGAGCTGGGAAAACTACAGAACCTCGTCGAGCTGAGGTTGGACAGGAATAGATTGAAGGGATCAATTCCGGGAAGCAATACTGGCAGTTTTTCTCCTACTTCAAATATCGG ATCCACAGCTTACAATGGACTATGCCCTTCTCACCGATTATATGTTGGTGATTTCTCTTACAACTTTCTTGTTGGAAAAATTCCACCCTGCTTGAAATATCTACCAAG GTCAAGTTTCCAAGGGAACTGCTTCCAGGATGAGTACTCTACCCAACAGCGAGCTTTGCAAATTTGTATAA GTGGTTCTACTGGCCAGCGAGGTGGCATAAATGGATCCAAAcatcctgtacataagcatgaAAGAATGCAGCAACCAACTTGGcttcttgttttagaaattgcaACTGGCATTCTTCTGGTTGTCTTTGTGATTACTGGTATTGTTACTGCTTCCAGAAGCTGCAAGCTGAAGCCTTCTATAAGAATATCCTCATGGAATCGATCGAAGAGTTGGAGCGATGAGATAACAGTGTTGATTG ATTCTGATATGCTGAAAAGTTTACCAAAACTAAGTCGCCAGGAGCTTGAAGTAGCTTGTGAGGATTTTAGCAACATTATTGGCTCGTCTCCTGAGACAGTAGTCTACAAAGGAACCATGAAGGATGGGCCTGAAGTTTCTGTCATATCATTATGCGCCTTTGAAGGTCATTGGACTAGCCACCATGAACTCTTTTACCAAAACAAG GTTATTGATGTGGCAAGATTGAATCATGAGAACATAGCAAAGTTTCTAGGCTACTGTAGAGAGAGTGATCCATTCTCAAGGATGCTAGTCTTTGAGTACGCATCAAATGGGACCTTATTTGAACATCTACATT ATGGAGAAGGAGCCCAGTTATCTTGGCTCAGGCGGATGAAAATAGCCATTGGGATCGCCCAGGGTCTAAGATACTTGCATACCGAGTTGCAGCCCCCATTTGCTATATCTGAGCTGAATTCGAATTCTGTGTACGTTACAGAAGATTTTACGCCAAAG CTGGTTGATTTCGAGTGCTGGAAAATGATGTTTTCGAAACATGAGAAGGCTCCGAGCCACTTCAATAGTAAAGGTTCTTTTCCTGGTCATGGGGATTCTGCGGAGGATAAACATGCAGATATCCAAGGCAACACATATGCTTTCGGGGTGATTTTACTGGAGATTATCAGTGGACGGCTTCCATACTGCAAGGATAAAGGATATTTGGTTGACTGG GCTACCAAGTTCCTCCAGCAGCCCGAGGAGATCGGGAAGCTTGTCGACCCCGAGCTGAGCAACGTGAGGACGGAGGATCTCGCGGTCCTGTGCAGCGTGGTGAGCCGGTGCATCGACCCTGACCCTTCCAAGAGACCGTCGATGCAGATCATCACGGGCGTGCTGGAGAACGGGATCGACCTGTCGGCGGCCGCCATCCTCAAGGAGTCGTCGCTGGCGTGGGCCGAGCTCGCCCTGGCCTTGTGA